Below is a window of Paenibacillus bovis DNA.
TCCGCTATCTGCAGCAGCTTGCCGGTGATCGCACAGCCAAAATGACGATTCCTTCGCCGGCATTGTTTCATTTTGTAGAAAATTATAACGGCAACGAAGTATACAGCGATCAGGAAGAGCTGTACCGGGATATTATTCATGTGTACCAGACAGCGATCAAGGCATTCTATGATGCGGGCTGTCGTTATTTGCAGCTGGATGATACGACATGGGGAACACTATGCAGCAGTAGGCACCGGATGCTGCTTCGCAATCGGGGACAGGACCCCGATCAGCTGGCCAGCGATTATGTACGGTTGATTAACGAGAGTATTGAGCACTGTCCGGAGGATATGACGATTGCTCTGCATGTATGCCGCGGCAATTTCCGTTCGACCTGGTTCGCGGCAGGCGGTTATGAGCCTGTAGCAGAAGAGTTGTTTGGCAAAACACAGGTAGATGCTTTTTTCCTCGAATATGATAATGAACGCGCCGGAGATTTTCAGCCGCTGCGTTATATCAAAAATCAATTTGTTGTCCTGGGACTCGTTACGACCAAGCATGGAGGACTGGAAAGTAAAGAAGTGCTCAAGCAGCGTATTGCCGAAGCTTCCCAATATGTGCCGCTGGATCAGCTCTGTCTGAGTACCCAGTGCGGTTTTGCTTCGACCGAGGAAGGCAATATGCTGACAGAGGAAGAACAGTGGAACAAAATCCGTCTCGTGATCGATACAGCCAATGAAGTATGGACCCAGACTCCGGCCGCTTTGTTATAGGCCAAAGCTATAGCAGTACACTTACACATTTAGACAAACTGTGTATCAATCGCAACGACCTTTCCAATCTACAAAATAAGCATACGTATAACACAGGTTATCCAATAGGGAATTATCCATTCATCCCTCAATTCAGATAAATGCCAAAAAGACAGCCCTTGTATAAGGGGCTGCCTTTTTGTTTTGCGAGCGGTATCCGATTCACCGACCGCATTCGCAATAGACATCGTTTGATTTTTACAACATACAACATGCAACACAGGAATTACAGACCTTCGCGCAGGAAAGCGTTAGCCAGCTTCATGGCACCTTTTTTGGCTTGTGTATCTGCCAGTACATTCAGCATTACAAAGTCATGGATGATTCCCTGGAAACGAGCAGCTGTTACCGGTACACCTGCTTCGCGCAGCTTGTTGGCATACGCTTCACCTTCGTCGCGCAGTACATCGGCTTCACCGGTAATAACCAGAGCTTCCGGCAGACCTTTCAGCTGCTCTGTAGTAGCGCGGAGCGGAGAAGCTGTGATCTGTGCACGTTCAGCCGGATAGGTAGTGTACTGATCCCAGAACCACTGCATGCCTTCACGAGCAAGAAAATACCCTTCAGCAAACTGATGATAAGATTCTGTATCGAAATTGGCATCAGTCACCGGATAGAACAGCAGCTGCTTCTGGATCGCTGGACCGCTGCGCTCTTTGGACATCAGTGTAATAGCTGCAGTCATATTACCGCCTACGCTGTCGCCACCTACGTACAGTTTGGAAGTATCAAAGCCCTGTGCGCT
It encodes the following:
- a CDS encoding 5-methyltetrahydropteroyltriglutamate--homocysteine S-methyltransferase codes for the protein MQSPLTGTKRNTPPFRCDIVGSYLRPESIRDARFQYESGEISADQLRTIEDEEITRLVQQQKNMGLQTISDGEFRRTWWHLDFFLGIQGTQKIGLPTAGIDNRNRAESFRIVDKISFGDHPMVEHFRYLQQLAGDRTAKMTIPSPALFHFVENYNGNEVYSDQEELYRDIIHVYQTAIKAFYDAGCRYLQLDDTTWGTLCSSRHRMLLRNRGQDPDQLASDYVRLINESIEHCPEDMTIALHVCRGNFRSTWFAAGGYEPVAEELFGKTQVDAFFLEYDNERAGDFQPLRYIKNQFVVLGLVTTKHGGLESKEVLKQRIAEASQYVPLDQLCLSTQCGFASTEEGNMLTEEEQWNKIRLVIDTANEVWTQTPAALL
- a CDS encoding alpha/beta hydrolase, whose protein sequence is MTNEKKVYLEPAAQKFADDNSKPPFLFDLGPEKGRETVNEVQSGDIAKPEVDIEDLKIPGGPGGEVAIRIVRPPGARAELPVLLYIHGAGWVFGNSHTHDRLIRELAVGAEVAVVFPEYSLSPEAKYPTAIEEIYAVLQWIAEQGSAQGFDTSKLYVGGDSVGGNMTAAITLMSKERSGPAIQKQLLFYPVTDANFDTESYHQFAEGYFLAREGMQWFWDQYTTYPAERAQITASPLRATTEQLKGLPEALVITGEADVLRDEGEAYANKLREAGVPVTAARFQGIIHDFVMLNVLADTQAKKGAMKLANAFLREGL